One window of the Syngnathus typhle isolate RoL2023-S1 ecotype Sweden linkage group LG21, RoL_Styp_1.0, whole genome shotgun sequence genome contains the following:
- the eps8a gene encoding epidermal growth factor receptor kinase substrate 8a isoform X3 gives MNGNETPAFPIFGPSYTNSHDATQAKATAKSRAKALVESDQVFFLHSSSGQKRKGRRKWHRTSSVDSRADTSQYQVEHLSTFVMERKDGLLTVEDGVRRLRLLEAKGKIWTQDMLLRVHRDNVSLVDADTECELEVFPLSSVQQCRAVSNACSFDSILALVCKDLGQNKADLHLFQCEHIKAHLIHADIQSALTDAKGGKARKRPEVLKMILQSEGQIPPPPAAPAPEAPTGADDPESGADAPPDRRGEPQKAPLEDAEVVLVDRDVQILNRLLDDIEAFIGQLQKAAEASGQLAQRKKNKDKKSPGEGVLTLRSRAPDRRRFLDCLQKFKFAFNQLGKLNGRIQNPSADELLHFLFTPLRMVVRASGGAEVARGVTVPLLTRAAIELLHAAGTVEERRLWVALGDGWTKCRLEWPKDHDFPPCPLVFDDGWEPPPPAAARPTGCLADGESYSKEASRRQSLEEDVAPEHGGGHQAKQSRRFAKSKYDFVARNNTELSVLKDELVEVLDDRKQWWKVRNGDGSLGYVPNNILEAAAAPAVDMTGRVGEPVYSHTIQLMMPRKEFDVFKKQSVARTEKLPAQVVPMPPPPAGPPTLPHAVDAGPETAAVAEWRVSRPDGALTREANDANDNTAARALRDRRMSTMEEVQDELLHRLTLGRSACKQVGVPSRPGAAAAAAANLPGVSITYESSPDDVRGWLEAKGFAPVTVESLGVLTGAQLFSLNKDELKTVCPDDGARVFSQVAVQKAALEVGGPLERDGTETPRLGLDASINPRDLASDLASDLASDLASDLASDLASDLASDLASDLASDLASDLASDLASDLASDLGPPLPPPFHRLRWHALCGERAVCSFQVFF, from the exons ATGAATGGCAATGAGACGCCAGCCTTCCCCATCTTTGGCCCCTCCTACACCAA CAGCCATGACGCTACCCAAGCCAAAGCTACGGCAAAGTCCCGTGCCAAAGCTCTTGTCG AAAGCGATCAAGTCTTCTTCCTGCACTCATCGTCCGGACAGAAGCGGAAAG GGCGACGGAAATGGCATCGCACGAGCAGCGTCGACAGCCGCGCTGACACGTCCCAGTACCAGGTGGAG CACCTGAGCACCTTTGTGATGGAGCGCAAAGACGGCTTGCTGACGGTGGAAGACGGCGTGCGACGGCTGCGGCTGCTGGAGGCCAAAGGGAAGATCTGGACGCAGGACATGCTGCTGCGTGTCCACCGCGACAACGTCAGCCTCGTCGACGCAGACACCGAG TGCGAGCTGGAAGTGTTTCCGCTGAGTTCGGTCCAGCAGTGCCGAGCGGTGAGCAACGCGTGCAGCTTTGACTCCATCTTGGcgctggtgtgcaaggacttGGGTCAGAACAAAGCCGACCTTCACCTCTTCCAGTGCGAGCACATCAAG GCCCACCTGATCCACGCCGACATCCAGAGCGCCTTGACGGATGCCAAAGGAGGCAAAGCCAGGAAACGGCCGGAGGTCCTCAA GATGATCCTGCAGAGCGAGGGCCAAATCCCGCCTCCTCCCGCCGCTCCCGCCCCAGAAGCGCCGACCGGTGCGGATGACCCCGAGAGTGGAGCCGACGCCCCGCCGGACCGCCGTG GTGAACCGCAGAAGGCGCCGTTGGAGGACGCCGAGGTGGTGCTTGTGGACCGCGATGTG CAAATCCTGAACCGCCTCCTGGACGACATCGAGGCCTTCATCGGCCAACTGCAGAAAGCGGCCGAGGCCAGTGGTCAGCTGGCCCAGcgcaagaaaaacaaagacaagaagagtCCCGGAG AGGGCGTCCTCACGCTGCGCTCCAGAGCGCCCGACCGCCGCCGCTTCCTCGACTGTCTGCAGAAGTTCAAGTTTGCCTTCAACCAGCTG GGCAAACTCAACGGCCGCATCCAGAACCCCAGCGCAGACGAGCTTCTCCACTTCCTCTTCACCCCACTGAGAATG GTGGTCCGGGCATCGGGCGGCGCCGAAGTAGCCCGCGGCGTAACGGTCCCGCTCCTCACCCGCGCCGCCATCGAGCTCCTGCACGCCGCCGGCACCGTCGAGGAGCGCCGCCTTTGGGTGGCGCTGGGAGACGGGTGGACCAAGTGCAG GTTGGAGTGGCCCAAGGATCACGACTTCCCACCGTGCCCGCTGGTCTTCGACGACGGTTGGGAGCCGCCGCCACCGGCCGCCGCACGACCCACGGGATGCCTGGCCGACGGCGAAAGCTACTCAAAGGAG GCATCCCGCCGACAGAGTTTGGAAGAAGACGTCGCCCCTGAGCACGGCGGCGGACACCAAGC GAAGCAAAGCAGACGCTTTGCCAAATCCAAGTACGACTTTGTGGCCAGGAACAACACCGAGCTGTCAGTGCTCAAGGACGAGCTGGTGGAG GTCCTAGATGATCGCAAGCAGTGGTGGAAGGTGCGCAATGGCGACGGCTCGCTGGGCTACGTGCCAAACAACATCCTGGAGGCCGCCGCTGCGCCCGCTGTGGATATGACGGGTCGCGTCGGCGAGCCCGTCTACAGCCACACCATACAG CTGATGATGCCGCGGAAGGAGTTTGACGTGTTCAAG AAGCAGAGCGTCGCCAGGACGGAAAAGCTTCCCGCCCAAGTGGTGCCCATGCCCCCACCGCCCGCTGGTCCGCCCACACTGCCGCACGCCGTAGACGCCGGCCCCGAGACGGCCGCCGTGGCCGAGTGGCGCGTCAGTCGCCCCGACGGCGCGCTGACCCGTGAGGCAAACGACGCCAACGACAACACCGCCGCGAGAGCCCTTCGCGATC GCAGGATGTCCACCATGGAGGAAGTCCAGGACGAGCTACTCCACCGCCTGACGTTGGGCCGCAGCGCCTGCAAGCAAGTCGGCGTGCCGTCGCGTCCCggggctgctgccgccgccgccgccaacctTCCCGGCGTCAGCATCACGTACGAGTCGTCACCCGACGACGTGCGTGGCTGGCTGGAGGCCAAAGGTTTCGCCCCGGT CACCGTGGAGAGTCTGGGCGTGCTGACGGGTGCGCAACTTTTCTCGCTCAACAAGGACGAGCTGAAAACGGTCTGCCCGGACGACGGCGCTCGCGTCTTCAGCCAGGTCGCCGTGCAGAAGGCCGCGCTGGAGGTAGGTGGGCCGCTTGAGCGGGACGGGACGGAGACTCCGAGGTTGGGCCTTGACGCTTCAATCAATCCGCGTGACTTGGCGTCTGACTTGGCGTCTGACTTGGCGTCTGACTTGGCGTCTGACTTGGCGTCTGACTTGGCGTCTGACTTGGCGTCTGACTTGGCGTCTGACTTGGCGTCTGACTTGGCGTCTGACTTGGCGTCTGACTTGGCGTCTGACTTGGCGTCTGACTTGGGTCCACCTCTGCCCCCCCCCTTTCACCGCTTGCGTTGGCATGCGCTGTGTGGCGAGCGTGCTGTGTGCTCTTTTCAGGTGTTCTTCTGA
- the eps8a gene encoding epidermal growth factor receptor kinase substrate 8a isoform X4, whose amino-acid sequence MNGNETPAFPIFGPSYTNSHDATQAKATAKSRAKALVESDQVFFLHSSSGQKRKGRRKWHRTSSVDSRADTSQYQVEHLSTFVMERKDGLLTVEDGVRRLRLLEAKGKIWTQDMLLRVHRDNVSLVDADTECELEVFPLSSVQQCRAVSNACSFDSILALVCKDLGQNKADLHLFQCEHIKAHLIHADIQSALTDAKGGKARKRPEVLKMILQSEGQIPPPPAAPAPEAPTGADDPESGADAPPDRRGEPQKAPLEDAEVVLVDRDVQILNRLLDDIEAFIGQLQKAAEASGQLAQRKKNKDKKSPGEGVLTLRSRAPDRRRFLDCLQKFKFAFNQLGKLNGRIQNPSADELLHFLFTPLRMVVRASGGAEVARGVTVPLLTRAAIELLHAAGTVEERRLWVALGDGWTKCRLEWPKDHDFPPCPLVFDDGWEPPPPAAARPTGCLADGESYSKEASRRQSLEEDVAPEHGGGHQAKQSRRFAKSKYDFVARNNTELSVLKDELVEVLDDRKQWWKVRNGDGSLGYVPNNILEAAAAPAVDMTGRVGEPVYSHTIQLMMPRKEFDVFKQSVARTEKLPAQVVPMPPPPAGPPTLPHAVDAGPETAAVAEWRVSRPDGALTREANDANDNTAARALRDRRMSTMEEVQDELLHRLTLGRSACKQVGVPSRPGAAAAAAANLPGVSITYESSPDDVRGWLEAKGFAPVTVESLGVLTGAQLFSLNKDELKTVCPDDGARVFSQVAVQKAALEVGGPLERDGTETPRLGLDASINPRDLASDLASDLASDLASDLASDLASDLASDLASDLASDLASDLASDLASDLASDLGPPLPPPFHRLRWHALCGERAVCSFQVFF is encoded by the exons ATGAATGGCAATGAGACGCCAGCCTTCCCCATCTTTGGCCCCTCCTACACCAA CAGCCATGACGCTACCCAAGCCAAAGCTACGGCAAAGTCCCGTGCCAAAGCTCTTGTCG AAAGCGATCAAGTCTTCTTCCTGCACTCATCGTCCGGACAGAAGCGGAAAG GGCGACGGAAATGGCATCGCACGAGCAGCGTCGACAGCCGCGCTGACACGTCCCAGTACCAGGTGGAG CACCTGAGCACCTTTGTGATGGAGCGCAAAGACGGCTTGCTGACGGTGGAAGACGGCGTGCGACGGCTGCGGCTGCTGGAGGCCAAAGGGAAGATCTGGACGCAGGACATGCTGCTGCGTGTCCACCGCGACAACGTCAGCCTCGTCGACGCAGACACCGAG TGCGAGCTGGAAGTGTTTCCGCTGAGTTCGGTCCAGCAGTGCCGAGCGGTGAGCAACGCGTGCAGCTTTGACTCCATCTTGGcgctggtgtgcaaggacttGGGTCAGAACAAAGCCGACCTTCACCTCTTCCAGTGCGAGCACATCAAG GCCCACCTGATCCACGCCGACATCCAGAGCGCCTTGACGGATGCCAAAGGAGGCAAAGCCAGGAAACGGCCGGAGGTCCTCAA GATGATCCTGCAGAGCGAGGGCCAAATCCCGCCTCCTCCCGCCGCTCCCGCCCCAGAAGCGCCGACCGGTGCGGATGACCCCGAGAGTGGAGCCGACGCCCCGCCGGACCGCCGTG GTGAACCGCAGAAGGCGCCGTTGGAGGACGCCGAGGTGGTGCTTGTGGACCGCGATGTG CAAATCCTGAACCGCCTCCTGGACGACATCGAGGCCTTCATCGGCCAACTGCAGAAAGCGGCCGAGGCCAGTGGTCAGCTGGCCCAGcgcaagaaaaacaaagacaagaagagtCCCGGAG AGGGCGTCCTCACGCTGCGCTCCAGAGCGCCCGACCGCCGCCGCTTCCTCGACTGTCTGCAGAAGTTCAAGTTTGCCTTCAACCAGCTG GGCAAACTCAACGGCCGCATCCAGAACCCCAGCGCAGACGAGCTTCTCCACTTCCTCTTCACCCCACTGAGAATG GTGGTCCGGGCATCGGGCGGCGCCGAAGTAGCCCGCGGCGTAACGGTCCCGCTCCTCACCCGCGCCGCCATCGAGCTCCTGCACGCCGCCGGCACCGTCGAGGAGCGCCGCCTTTGGGTGGCGCTGGGAGACGGGTGGACCAAGTGCAG GTTGGAGTGGCCCAAGGATCACGACTTCCCACCGTGCCCGCTGGTCTTCGACGACGGTTGGGAGCCGCCGCCACCGGCCGCCGCACGACCCACGGGATGCCTGGCCGACGGCGAAAGCTACTCAAAGGAG GCATCCCGCCGACAGAGTTTGGAAGAAGACGTCGCCCCTGAGCACGGCGGCGGACACCAAGC GAAGCAAAGCAGACGCTTTGCCAAATCCAAGTACGACTTTGTGGCCAGGAACAACACCGAGCTGTCAGTGCTCAAGGACGAGCTGGTGGAG GTCCTAGATGATCGCAAGCAGTGGTGGAAGGTGCGCAATGGCGACGGCTCGCTGGGCTACGTGCCAAACAACATCCTGGAGGCCGCCGCTGCGCCCGCTGTGGATATGACGGGTCGCGTCGGCGAGCCCGTCTACAGCCACACCATACAG CTGATGATGCCGCGGAAGGAGTTTGACGTGTTCAAG CAGAGCGTCGCCAGGACGGAAAAGCTTCCCGCCCAAGTGGTGCCCATGCCCCCACCGCCCGCTGGTCCGCCCACACTGCCGCACGCCGTAGACGCCGGCCCCGAGACGGCCGCCGTGGCCGAGTGGCGCGTCAGTCGCCCCGACGGCGCGCTGACCCGTGAGGCAAACGACGCCAACGACAACACCGCCGCGAGAGCCCTTCGCGATC GCAGGATGTCCACCATGGAGGAAGTCCAGGACGAGCTACTCCACCGCCTGACGTTGGGCCGCAGCGCCTGCAAGCAAGTCGGCGTGCCGTCGCGTCCCggggctgctgccgccgccgccgccaacctTCCCGGCGTCAGCATCACGTACGAGTCGTCACCCGACGACGTGCGTGGCTGGCTGGAGGCCAAAGGTTTCGCCCCGGT CACCGTGGAGAGTCTGGGCGTGCTGACGGGTGCGCAACTTTTCTCGCTCAACAAGGACGAGCTGAAAACGGTCTGCCCGGACGACGGCGCTCGCGTCTTCAGCCAGGTCGCCGTGCAGAAGGCCGCGCTGGAGGTAGGTGGGCCGCTTGAGCGGGACGGGACGGAGACTCCGAGGTTGGGCCTTGACGCTTCAATCAATCCGCGTGACTTGGCGTCTGACTTGGCGTCTGACTTGGCGTCTGACTTGGCGTCTGACTTGGCGTCTGACTTGGCGTCTGACTTGGCGTCTGACTTGGCGTCTGACTTGGCGTCTGACTTGGCGTCTGACTTGGCGTCTGACTTGGCGTCTGACTTGGCGTCTGACTTGGGTCCACCTCTGCCCCCCCCCTTTCACCGCTTGCGTTGGCATGCGCTGTGTGGCGAGCGTGCTGTGTGCTCTTTTCAGGTGTTCTTCTGA
- the eps8a gene encoding epidermal growth factor receptor kinase substrate 8a isoform X7, with translation MNGNETPAFPIFGPSYTNSHDATQAKATAKSRAKALVESDQVFFLHSSSGQKRKGRRKWHRTSSVDSRADTSQYQVEHLSTFVMERKDGLLTVEDGVRRLRLLEAKGKIWTQDMLLRVHRDNVSLVDADTECELEVFPLSSVQQCRAVSNACSFDSILALVCKDLGQNKADLHLFQCEHIKAHLIHADIQSALTDAKGGKARKRPEVLKMILQSEGQIPPPPAAPAPEAPTGADDPESGADAPPDRRGEPQKAPLEDAEVVLVDRDVQILNRLLDDIEAFIGQLQKAAEASGQLAQRKKNKDKKSPGEGVLTLRSRAPDRRRFLDCLQKFKFAFNQLGKLNGRIQNPSADELLHFLFTPLRMVVRASGGAEVARGVTVPLLTRAAIELLHAAGTVEERRLWVALGDGWTKCRLEWPKDHDFPPCPLVFDDGWEPPPPAAARPTGCLADGESYSKEASRRQSLEEDVAPEHGGGHQAKQSRRFAKSKYDFVARNNTELSVLKDELVEVLDDRKQWWKVRNGDGSLGYVPNNILEAAAAPAVDMTGRVGEPVYSHTIQLMMPRKEFDVFKQLLGELNEKQSVARTEKLPAQVVPMPPPPAGPPTLPHAVDAGPETAAVAEWRVSRPDGALTREANDANDNTAARALRDRRMSTMEEVQDELLHRLTLGRSACKQVGVPSRPGAAAAAAANLPGVSITYESSPDDVRGWLEAKGFAPVTVESLGVLTGAQLFSLNKDELKTVCPDDGARVFSQVAVQKAALERESGSELREVMRRRQQILAGAGPTH, from the exons ATGAATGGCAATGAGACGCCAGCCTTCCCCATCTTTGGCCCCTCCTACACCAA CAGCCATGACGCTACCCAAGCCAAAGCTACGGCAAAGTCCCGTGCCAAAGCTCTTGTCG AAAGCGATCAAGTCTTCTTCCTGCACTCATCGTCCGGACAGAAGCGGAAAG GGCGACGGAAATGGCATCGCACGAGCAGCGTCGACAGCCGCGCTGACACGTCCCAGTACCAGGTGGAG CACCTGAGCACCTTTGTGATGGAGCGCAAAGACGGCTTGCTGACGGTGGAAGACGGCGTGCGACGGCTGCGGCTGCTGGAGGCCAAAGGGAAGATCTGGACGCAGGACATGCTGCTGCGTGTCCACCGCGACAACGTCAGCCTCGTCGACGCAGACACCGAG TGCGAGCTGGAAGTGTTTCCGCTGAGTTCGGTCCAGCAGTGCCGAGCGGTGAGCAACGCGTGCAGCTTTGACTCCATCTTGGcgctggtgtgcaaggacttGGGTCAGAACAAAGCCGACCTTCACCTCTTCCAGTGCGAGCACATCAAG GCCCACCTGATCCACGCCGACATCCAGAGCGCCTTGACGGATGCCAAAGGAGGCAAAGCCAGGAAACGGCCGGAGGTCCTCAA GATGATCCTGCAGAGCGAGGGCCAAATCCCGCCTCCTCCCGCCGCTCCCGCCCCAGAAGCGCCGACCGGTGCGGATGACCCCGAGAGTGGAGCCGACGCCCCGCCGGACCGCCGTG GTGAACCGCAGAAGGCGCCGTTGGAGGACGCCGAGGTGGTGCTTGTGGACCGCGATGTG CAAATCCTGAACCGCCTCCTGGACGACATCGAGGCCTTCATCGGCCAACTGCAGAAAGCGGCCGAGGCCAGTGGTCAGCTGGCCCAGcgcaagaaaaacaaagacaagaagagtCCCGGAG AGGGCGTCCTCACGCTGCGCTCCAGAGCGCCCGACCGCCGCCGCTTCCTCGACTGTCTGCAGAAGTTCAAGTTTGCCTTCAACCAGCTG GGCAAACTCAACGGCCGCATCCAGAACCCCAGCGCAGACGAGCTTCTCCACTTCCTCTTCACCCCACTGAGAATG GTGGTCCGGGCATCGGGCGGCGCCGAAGTAGCCCGCGGCGTAACGGTCCCGCTCCTCACCCGCGCCGCCATCGAGCTCCTGCACGCCGCCGGCACCGTCGAGGAGCGCCGCCTTTGGGTGGCGCTGGGAGACGGGTGGACCAAGTGCAG GTTGGAGTGGCCCAAGGATCACGACTTCCCACCGTGCCCGCTGGTCTTCGACGACGGTTGGGAGCCGCCGCCACCGGCCGCCGCACGACCCACGGGATGCCTGGCCGACGGCGAAAGCTACTCAAAGGAG GCATCCCGCCGACAGAGTTTGGAAGAAGACGTCGCCCCTGAGCACGGCGGCGGACACCAAGC GAAGCAAAGCAGACGCTTTGCCAAATCCAAGTACGACTTTGTGGCCAGGAACAACACCGAGCTGTCAGTGCTCAAGGACGAGCTGGTGGAG GTCCTAGATGATCGCAAGCAGTGGTGGAAGGTGCGCAATGGCGACGGCTCGCTGGGCTACGTGCCAAACAACATCCTGGAGGCCGCCGCTGCGCCCGCTGTGGATATGACGGGTCGCGTCGGCGAGCCCGTCTACAGCCACACCATACAG CTGATGATGCCGCGGAAGGAGTTTGACGTGTTCAAG CAATTACTGGGAGAGCTCAACGAG AAGCAGAGCGTCGCCAGGACGGAAAAGCTTCCCGCCCAAGTGGTGCCCATGCCCCCACCGCCCGCTGGTCCGCCCACACTGCCGCACGCCGTAGACGCCGGCCCCGAGACGGCCGCCGTGGCCGAGTGGCGCGTCAGTCGCCCCGACGGCGCGCTGACCCGTGAGGCAAACGACGCCAACGACAACACCGCCGCGAGAGCCCTTCGCGATC GCAGGATGTCCACCATGGAGGAAGTCCAGGACGAGCTACTCCACCGCCTGACGTTGGGCCGCAGCGCCTGCAAGCAAGTCGGCGTGCCGTCGCGTCCCggggctgctgccgccgccgccgccaacctTCCCGGCGTCAGCATCACGTACGAGTCGTCACCCGACGACGTGCGTGGCTGGCTGGAGGCCAAAGGTTTCGCCCCGGT CACCGTGGAGAGTCTGGGCGTGCTGACGGGTGCGCAACTTTTCTCGCTCAACAAGGACGAGCTGAAAACGGTCTGCCCGGACGACGGCGCTCGCGTCTTCAGCCAGGTCGCCGTGCAGAAGGCCGCGCTGGAG CGCGAGTCTGGCTCCGAGCTGCGGGAGGTCATGAGGAGGCGTCAGCAGATCCTGGCGGGAGCGGGCCCCACCCATTGA
- the eps8a gene encoding epidermal growth factor receptor kinase substrate 8a isoform X1, whose product MNGNETPAFPIFGPSYTNSHDATQAKATAKSRAKALVESDQVFFLHSSSGQKRKGRRKWHRTSSVDSRADTSQYQVEHLSTFVMERKDGLLTVEDGVRRLRLLEAKGKIWTQDMLLRVHRDNVSLVDADTECELEVFPLSSVQQCRAVSNACSFDSILALVCKDLGQNKADLHLFQCEHIKAHLIHADIQSALTDAKGGKARKRPEVLKMILQSEGQIPPPPAAPAPEAPTGADDPESGADAPPDRRGEPQKAPLEDAEVVLVDRDVQILNRLLDDIEAFIGQLQKAAEASGQLAQRKKNKDKKSPGEGVLTLRSRAPDRRRFLDCLQKFKFAFNQLGKLNGRIQNPSADELLHFLFTPLRMVVRASGGAEVARGVTVPLLTRAAIELLHAAGTVEERRLWVALGDGWTKCRLEWPKDHDFPPCPLVFDDGWEPPPPAAARPTGCLADGESYSKEASRRQSLEEDVAPEHGGGHQAKQSRRFAKSKYDFVARNNTELSVLKDELVEVLDDRKQWWKVRNGDGSLGYVPNNILEAAAAPAVDMTGRVGEPVYSHTIQLMMPRKEFDVFKQLLGELNEKQSVARTEKLPAQVVPMPPPPAGPPTLPHAVDAGPETAAVAEWRVSRPDGALTREANDANDNTAARALRDRRMSTMEEVQDELLHRLTLGRSACKQVGVPSRPGAAAAAAANLPGVSITYESSPDDVRGWLEAKGFAPVTVESLGVLTGAQLFSLNKDELKTVCPDDGARVFSQVAVQKAALEVGGPLERDGTETPRLGLDASINPRDLASDLASDLASDLASDLASDLASDLASDLASDLASDLASDLASDLASDLASDLGPPLPPPFHRLRWHALCGERAVCSFQVFF is encoded by the exons ATGAATGGCAATGAGACGCCAGCCTTCCCCATCTTTGGCCCCTCCTACACCAA CAGCCATGACGCTACCCAAGCCAAAGCTACGGCAAAGTCCCGTGCCAAAGCTCTTGTCG AAAGCGATCAAGTCTTCTTCCTGCACTCATCGTCCGGACAGAAGCGGAAAG GGCGACGGAAATGGCATCGCACGAGCAGCGTCGACAGCCGCGCTGACACGTCCCAGTACCAGGTGGAG CACCTGAGCACCTTTGTGATGGAGCGCAAAGACGGCTTGCTGACGGTGGAAGACGGCGTGCGACGGCTGCGGCTGCTGGAGGCCAAAGGGAAGATCTGGACGCAGGACATGCTGCTGCGTGTCCACCGCGACAACGTCAGCCTCGTCGACGCAGACACCGAG TGCGAGCTGGAAGTGTTTCCGCTGAGTTCGGTCCAGCAGTGCCGAGCGGTGAGCAACGCGTGCAGCTTTGACTCCATCTTGGcgctggtgtgcaaggacttGGGTCAGAACAAAGCCGACCTTCACCTCTTCCAGTGCGAGCACATCAAG GCCCACCTGATCCACGCCGACATCCAGAGCGCCTTGACGGATGCCAAAGGAGGCAAAGCCAGGAAACGGCCGGAGGTCCTCAA GATGATCCTGCAGAGCGAGGGCCAAATCCCGCCTCCTCCCGCCGCTCCCGCCCCAGAAGCGCCGACCGGTGCGGATGACCCCGAGAGTGGAGCCGACGCCCCGCCGGACCGCCGTG GTGAACCGCAGAAGGCGCCGTTGGAGGACGCCGAGGTGGTGCTTGTGGACCGCGATGTG CAAATCCTGAACCGCCTCCTGGACGACATCGAGGCCTTCATCGGCCAACTGCAGAAAGCGGCCGAGGCCAGTGGTCAGCTGGCCCAGcgcaagaaaaacaaagacaagaagagtCCCGGAG AGGGCGTCCTCACGCTGCGCTCCAGAGCGCCCGACCGCCGCCGCTTCCTCGACTGTCTGCAGAAGTTCAAGTTTGCCTTCAACCAGCTG GGCAAACTCAACGGCCGCATCCAGAACCCCAGCGCAGACGAGCTTCTCCACTTCCTCTTCACCCCACTGAGAATG GTGGTCCGGGCATCGGGCGGCGCCGAAGTAGCCCGCGGCGTAACGGTCCCGCTCCTCACCCGCGCCGCCATCGAGCTCCTGCACGCCGCCGGCACCGTCGAGGAGCGCCGCCTTTGGGTGGCGCTGGGAGACGGGTGGACCAAGTGCAG GTTGGAGTGGCCCAAGGATCACGACTTCCCACCGTGCCCGCTGGTCTTCGACGACGGTTGGGAGCCGCCGCCACCGGCCGCCGCACGACCCACGGGATGCCTGGCCGACGGCGAAAGCTACTCAAAGGAG GCATCCCGCCGACAGAGTTTGGAAGAAGACGTCGCCCCTGAGCACGGCGGCGGACACCAAGC GAAGCAAAGCAGACGCTTTGCCAAATCCAAGTACGACTTTGTGGCCAGGAACAACACCGAGCTGTCAGTGCTCAAGGACGAGCTGGTGGAG GTCCTAGATGATCGCAAGCAGTGGTGGAAGGTGCGCAATGGCGACGGCTCGCTGGGCTACGTGCCAAACAACATCCTGGAGGCCGCCGCTGCGCCCGCTGTGGATATGACGGGTCGCGTCGGCGAGCCCGTCTACAGCCACACCATACAG CTGATGATGCCGCGGAAGGAGTTTGACGTGTTCAAG CAATTACTGGGAGAGCTCAACGAG AAGCAGAGCGTCGCCAGGACGGAAAAGCTTCCCGCCCAAGTGGTGCCCATGCCCCCACCGCCCGCTGGTCCGCCCACACTGCCGCACGCCGTAGACGCCGGCCCCGAGACGGCCGCCGTGGCCGAGTGGCGCGTCAGTCGCCCCGACGGCGCGCTGACCCGTGAGGCAAACGACGCCAACGACAACACCGCCGCGAGAGCCCTTCGCGATC GCAGGATGTCCACCATGGAGGAAGTCCAGGACGAGCTACTCCACCGCCTGACGTTGGGCCGCAGCGCCTGCAAGCAAGTCGGCGTGCCGTCGCGTCCCggggctgctgccgccgccgccgccaacctTCCCGGCGTCAGCATCACGTACGAGTCGTCACCCGACGACGTGCGTGGCTGGCTGGAGGCCAAAGGTTTCGCCCCGGT CACCGTGGAGAGTCTGGGCGTGCTGACGGGTGCGCAACTTTTCTCGCTCAACAAGGACGAGCTGAAAACGGTCTGCCCGGACGACGGCGCTCGCGTCTTCAGCCAGGTCGCCGTGCAGAAGGCCGCGCTGGAGGTAGGTGGGCCGCTTGAGCGGGACGGGACGGAGACTCCGAGGTTGGGCCTTGACGCTTCAATCAATCCGCGTGACTTGGCGTCTGACTTGGCGTCTGACTTGGCGTCTGACTTGGCGTCTGACTTGGCGTCTGACTTGGCGTCTGACTTGGCGTCTGACTTGGCGTCTGACTTGGCGTCTGACTTGGCGTCTGACTTGGCGTCTGACTTGGCGTCTGACTTGGCGTCTGACTTGGGTCCACCTCTGCCCCCCCCCTTTCACCGCTTGCGTTGGCATGCGCTGTGTGGCGAGCGTGCTGTGTGCTCTTTTCAGGTGTTCTTCTGA